From the Cohaesibacter sp. ES.047 genome, one window contains:
- the metK gene encoding methionine adenosyltransferase has translation MSREDYLFTSESVSEGHPDKICDRISDAIVDEFLKLDPYSRCAVETMATTNKVVLAGEVRGPSELDAHTMEKTARRVIKDIGYAQDGFHWDKADIDVYVHEQSADIAQGVDESEGKDEGAGDQGIMFGYAVNETPELMPAPILYAHKILRLISESRHDGSETQLGPDAKSQLTLRYENGKPVEVASIVLSTQHYDGSLSSSDVRDIVTPYIKTALPEGWLTDNTVWHVNPTGKFVIGGPDGDAGLTGRKIIVDTYGGAAPHGGGAFSGKDPTKVDRSAAYAARYLAKNVVAAGYAERCSIQLAYAIGISEPLSLYVDSQGTSTVDESVIEKALWECMSLTPRGIRTHLGLNKPIYERTAAYGHFGREPEADGGFSWEKLDLVEKIRASIG, from the coding sequence GTGTCTAGAGAAGACTATCTTTTTACAAGCGAGTCCGTGTCCGAAGGTCATCCGGACAAGATTTGCGACCGGATTTCCGACGCCATCGTTGATGAGTTTCTGAAGCTGGACCCCTATTCCCGCTGTGCGGTCGAAACCATGGCAACCACCAACAAGGTGGTGCTGGCCGGTGAAGTCCGCGGCCCCAGCGAGCTTGATGCCCACACCATGGAAAAAACCGCGCGACGAGTGATCAAGGACATTGGTTACGCTCAGGATGGCTTCCATTGGGACAAGGCGGACATTGATGTTTATGTGCATGAGCAGTCTGCTGACATTGCACAGGGCGTTGATGAGTCCGAGGGCAAGGACGAAGGCGCTGGCGATCAGGGCATCATGTTCGGCTATGCGGTCAATGAGACCCCCGAGCTCATGCCCGCTCCAATCCTTTATGCACACAAGATCCTGCGTCTGATCTCTGAATCACGCCACGATGGCAGCGAAACCCAACTCGGTCCGGATGCCAAAAGCCAGCTCACGCTTCGCTACGAGAACGGCAAACCGGTTGAGGTGGCTTCGATCGTCCTCTCCACTCAGCATTATGATGGCAGCCTGTCGTCCTCCGACGTTCGCGACATCGTCACGCCTTATATCAAGACCGCCCTGCCAGAAGGCTGGCTGACCGACAACACGGTCTGGCACGTCAACCCGACGGGCAAGTTCGTGATCGGCGGCCCTGATGGAGATGCTGGCCTCACGGGCCGCAAGATCATTGTCGACACCTACGGTGGCGCAGCCCCGCATGGTGGCGGTGCCTTCTCTGGCAAGGACCCGACCAAGGTGGACCGCTCGGCGGCCTATGCAGCCCGCTATCTGGCCAAGAACGTTGTCGCCGCCGGCTATGCCGAACGCTGTTCGATCCAGCTGGCCTATGCCATCGGCATTTCCGAGCCACTGTCCCTTTATGTTGACAGTCAGGGCACCAGCACGGTTGATGAAAGCGTAATTGAGAAGGCGCTGTGGGAATGCATGTCCCTGACGCCACGTGGCATCCGTACCCATCTGGGCCTTAACAAACCGATCTATGAGCGCACCGCAGCCTATGGCCACTTTGGTCGTGAGCCCGAGGCAGACGGCGGGTTTTCCTGGGAAAAGCTCGATCTTGTCGAAAAGATCCGCGCTTCCATCGGCTAG
- a CDS encoding mannose-1-phosphate guanylyltransferase/mannose-6-phosphate isomerase codes for MTDKQITPVLLCGGSGTRLWPLSRKSYPKQFAPLIGDQTLFQASALRLSGSSFGKPLILTNSDFRFIVTEQLSEIGVDPSAILIEPEGRNTAPAILAAAFWLHQSDPDALMLVAPSDHVIPDAPAFREAVCAGVEAALSGNLVTFGIKPTYPETGYGYLEVEGTSACQGQSATPLSRFVEKPDLANAEAMLASGNYLWNAGIFLFSVRHLIEAFKRSANHLLEPVQQSVTNGKHDLGFLRLDPFAWSQADDISIDYAVMEKAENLSVVPFLAGWSDLGGWDAVWRESEQTENKVALSGDATAIDCNNTLLRSEDSGLALVGVGLENIMAIAMPDAVLVADMSRAQDVRKAVDALKIKNVRQAETFPVDHRPWGWFETLILADRFQVKRIVVNPGAALSLQSHFHRSEHWIVVQGTAKVTVGDEVKLMTENQSIYIPLGSVHRMENPGKLPMVIIEIQTGAYLGEDDIVRYEDVYARG; via the coding sequence ATGACCGACAAGCAAATTACACCCGTCCTTCTGTGTGGTGGCTCCGGCACGCGCTTGTGGCCCCTGTCGCGCAAGAGCTATCCCAAGCAGTTTGCGCCGCTGATTGGCGATCAGACCCTGTTTCAGGCCTCTGCTCTTCGGCTGAGTGGGTCGTCCTTTGGCAAGCCACTCATCCTGACCAATTCGGATTTCCGCTTCATTGTCACCGAGCAGCTCAGCGAGATCGGTGTTGACCCGTCCGCGATCCTGATTGAGCCAGAAGGACGCAACACTGCTCCGGCGATCCTTGCCGCTGCCTTCTGGTTGCATCAGAGCGATCCCGATGCGCTGATGCTGGTGGCTCCATCCGACCATGTCATCCCGGATGCGCCCGCCTTCCGCGAGGCGGTCTGTGCTGGCGTCGAGGCCGCTCTCTCTGGCAATCTGGTCACCTTCGGCATCAAGCCGACCTATCCTGAGACGGGGTATGGCTACCTTGAGGTAGAGGGCACCTCCGCCTGTCAGGGGCAGAGCGCAACACCGCTCAGCCGCTTTGTCGAGAAGCCCGATCTGGCCAATGCCGAGGCCATGCTGGCTTCTGGCAACTATCTTTGGAATGCAGGGATCTTCCTGTTTTCGGTGCGCCATCTCATCGAGGCGTTCAAGCGTTCGGCCAACCATCTGCTTGAACCGGTTCAGCAGTCCGTCACCAATGGCAAGCATGATCTTGGCTTCCTGCGGCTTGACCCGTTTGCCTGGAGCCAGGCCGATGATATTTCCATCGACTATGCGGTGATGGAAAAGGCGGAGAATCTGTCGGTGGTTCCCTTTCTGGCTGGCTGGTCCGATCTGGGTGGCTGGGATGCGGTCTGGCGTGAGAGCGAGCAGACCGAGAACAAGGTTGCCCTGTCTGGCGATGCCACCGCGATCGATTGCAACAACACGCTGTTGCGCTCCGAGGACAGCGGTCTGGCACTGGTCGGAGTCGGGCTTGAGAATATCATGGCGATTGCCATGCCGGACGCGGTGCTGGTTGCTGATATGTCGCGTGCGCAGGATGTGCGCAAGGCGGTTGATGCGCTCAAGATCAAGAATGTGCGTCAGGCCGAGACCTTCCCGGTCGATCATCGCCCGTGGGGCTGGTTCGAGACGCTCATTCTGGCGGACCGGTTTCAGGTCAAGCGGATCGTTGTCAATCCGGGCGCGGCGCTCAGTCTTCAGAGCCATTTCCATCGCTCCGAACACTGGATCGTGGTGCAGGGCACGGCCAAGGTCACCGTTGGCGATGAGGTCAAACTGATGACCGAGAACCAGTCAATCTATATCCCCCTTGGCTCCGTCCATCGGATGGAGAACCCCGGCAAGCTACCCATGGTGATCATCGAGATCCAGACCGGTGCCTACCTCGGCGAGGATGACATTGTTCGCTATGAAGATGTCTATGCGCGGGGGTAG